In Mixta intestinalis, the following are encoded in one genomic region:
- a CDS encoding DsrE family protein: protein MRSAVTCFFIAVVGGVVGVGLTKSPELIDKVSAHFHSDEEPAGFWSTPAISGYGKIHYEPDAQYQPTSGLSNKVVFQITRSEGGMKIPNLGLERVARVVNLYVAAGVPREQLHFVVSVTGDATPAMLNNQEFHRLYGFDNPSLKLIQALNDAGVKVTVCDQSVAFHHFKRDWIDRSVVHALSSPTTVSTLENQGYALLQM, encoded by the coding sequence ATGCGTTCTGCAGTAACCTGTTTTTTCATTGCTGTCGTAGGTGGCGTGGTGGGCGTTGGATTGACCAAAAGTCCGGAGCTTATCGATAAAGTCTCCGCGCATTTTCATTCCGATGAAGAACCTGCCGGATTCTGGAGTACACCCGCCATTAGCGGCTATGGAAAAATACACTATGAGCCTGATGCGCAATATCAGCCGACATCAGGCCTCAGCAATAAAGTGGTTTTTCAAATTACCCGCAGCGAAGGGGGAATGAAAATTCCTAACCTCGGTCTGGAACGCGTGGCGCGCGTGGTGAATTTATATGTTGCCGCTGGCGTTCCGCGTGAACAGCTGCATTTTGTGGTATCCGTTACCGGTGATGCCACGCCAGCCATGCTTAATAATCAGGAATTTCATCGCCTGTACGGTTTTGATAATCCCAGCCTTAAGCTTATTCAGGCGCTGAATGACGCGGGCGTAAAGGTTACCGTCTGCGATCAGTCGGTTGCCTTTCATCATTTTAAACGTGACTGGATCGATCGTTCAGTCGTGCATGCTTTATCCAGCCCCACAACGGTATCAACCCTGGAAAACCAGGGATATGCCCTGCTGCAAATGTAA
- a CDS encoding tetratricopeptide repeat protein, translated as MFNRLKKNVIASLVVTLLAGNVLPSQADVADSLPDIGTTAGGTLSINQELQMGDFYVRQLRASAPLINDPLLNQYINQLGMRLVAHADSVRTPFHFYLIRNDDINAFAFFGGNVVLHSALFRTSDDESQLASVMAHEISHVTQRHLARAMEDQQRNAPLTWVGALGSILLAMANPQAGMAGLTGTLAGAQQGIISFTQNNEQEADRIGIQVLQRAGFDPQAMPVFLQKLADQSRFTSKPPEILLTHPLPDSRLADARNRANQMRPIVVQSSQDYYMAKARALGMYATGQNQLGDDLLNEWAKGNARQQQAAQYGRALLFLEAKSFDNAKKIIEPLLAKAPGNVWYLDLMTDIDIGLNQPQQAVQRLSALKASNSDPVLQLNLANALLEAKQPAAASRILNRYSWAHPDDSNGWDLLAQASAAQNLRDEELSARAESLALTGQLAQAISTLSSASALVPLGSLKQARYDARIDQLRQLQQRFRQYQKGR; from the coding sequence ATGTTCAATCGCTTGAAGAAAAATGTCATCGCCTCGCTGGTCGTCACGCTGCTGGCGGGCAACGTGCTTCCTTCTCAGGCTGATGTCGCCGATTCGCTGCCGGATATCGGTACAACCGCGGGCGGCACGTTGTCCATCAATCAGGAATTACAGATGGGCGATTTTTATGTTCGCCAGCTACGCGCCAGCGCGCCGTTGATTAACGATCCGCTGCTTAATCAGTACATTAATCAGCTGGGGATGCGCCTGGTGGCTCACGCCGATTCGGTGCGTACTCCTTTTCATTTCTATCTGATCCGCAACGACGATATCAACGCCTTTGCCTTCTTCGGCGGCAACGTGGTACTGCATTCAGCGCTGTTCCGCACCAGCGATGATGAAAGCCAGCTTGCCTCGGTAATGGCGCATGAAATTTCGCACGTCACCCAGCGTCATCTGGCGCGCGCGATGGAAGATCAGCAGCGCAACGCGCCACTGACCTGGGTTGGCGCGCTCGGCTCGATTCTGTTGGCAATGGCTAACCCGCAGGCAGGTATGGCCGGGCTAACCGGTACGCTGGCCGGAGCGCAGCAGGGCATTATTTCCTTCACCCAGAATAATGAGCAGGAGGCGGACCGCATCGGCATTCAGGTATTGCAGCGCGCCGGTTTCGATCCGCAGGCGATGCCGGTTTTCCTGCAAAAGCTGGCGGATCAGTCACGCTTTACCTCCAAACCTCCTGAAATTCTGCTGACTCACCCGCTGCCCGACAGCCGCCTTGCCGACGCGCGCAACCGCGCTAACCAGATGCGTCCGATCGTCGTGCAATCTTCGCAGGACTATTATATGGCGAAGGCGCGTGCGCTGGGCATGTACGCAACCGGCCAGAACCAGCTCGGCGACGATCTGTTGAACGAGTGGGCGAAAGGCAATGCGCGACAGCAGCAGGCAGCGCAATATGGGCGGGCGCTGCTGTTTCTGGAAGCAAAAAGCTTCGATAATGCGAAAAAAATCATCGAACCCCTGCTGGCCAAAGCGCCAGGCAATGTCTGGTATCTCGACCTGATGACCGATATTGATATCGGATTGAATCAGCCTCAGCAGGCAGTTCAGCGACTCTCCGCGCTGAAAGCCAGCAACAGCGATCCGGTATTGCAGCTTAATCTGGCGAACGCTCTACTGGAAGCAAAACAGCCTGCCGCCGCCAGCCGCATTCTGAATCGCTACAGCTGGGCACATCCGGATGACAGTAACGGCTGGGATCTGCTAGCACAGGCGTCGGCGGCGCAAAACCTGCGCGACGAAGAGCTTTCCGCGCGCGCCGAAAGCCTGGCGCTGACGGGGCAGCTCGCTCAGGCGATTAGTACGCTGAGCAGCGCCAGCGCGCTGGTGCCGCTGGGTAGCCTGAAGCAGGCGCGCTATGACGCACGCATCGATCAGCTACGTCAGCTACAGCAGCGCTTCCGCCAGTATCAGAAAGGGCGTTAA
- the arsC gene encoding arsenate reductase (glutaredoxin) (This arsenate reductase requires both glutathione and glutaredoxin to convert arsenate to arsenite, after which the efflux transporter formed by ArsA and ArsB can extrude the arsenite from the cell, providing resistance.), with protein sequence MSKVTIYHNPRCSKSRETLALLQQHGIEPEIVLYLQQAPDVATLRQLQHALGMNSARDLMRSKEEEYLALGLDNLALSEEQLLAALAAHPKLLERPIVVKQNSARLGRPPEQVLEIL encoded by the coding sequence ATGAGCAAGGTAACGATCTATCACAACCCACGCTGCTCCAAAAGCCGCGAAACGCTGGCGCTGCTGCAACAGCACGGCATCGAGCCTGAAATCGTGCTTTATCTGCAACAGGCCCCCGATGTCGCTACCCTGCGGCAGTTACAGCACGCGCTTGGCATGAACAGCGCGCGCGATCTGATGCGCAGCAAAGAAGAAGAATATCTGGCGCTTGGGCTGGACAACCTGGCATTAAGCGAGGAGCAGTTGCTGGCAGCACTGGCGGCGCATCCTAAACTGCTCGAACGGCCTATTGTGGTGAAGCAAAACAGCGCCCGGTTGGGACGTCCACCGGAACAGGTGCTGGAGATCCTGTAA
- a CDS encoding DnaA inactivator Hda, which produces MNTPAQLSLPLYLPDDETFASFWPGENSSLLAALKGALTQEHGSYLYFWSREGGGRSHLLHAACAEMSTRGDAVGYVPLDKRTWFVPEVLDGMEQLALVCIDNIECIAGDDEWEMAIFDLYNRILETGKTRLLITGDRPPRQLNLKLPDLASRLDWGQIYKLQPLSDEDKLQALQLRASLRGFELPEDVGRFLLKRLDREMRTLFTTLDRLDRASITAQRKLTIPFVKEILAL; this is translated from the coding sequence CTGAACACGCCGGCACAACTGTCACTGCCACTTTATTTACCGGATGATGAAACCTTCGCCAGTTTCTGGCCCGGCGAGAATTCGTCCCTGCTGGCCGCGCTCAAAGGGGCACTGACGCAGGAACACGGCAGCTACCTTTATTTTTGGTCGCGTGAGGGCGGTGGACGCAGTCATCTGCTTCATGCCGCCTGTGCTGAAATGTCTACCCGCGGCGATGCCGTCGGCTATGTACCGCTGGATAAGCGTACCTGGTTTGTGCCGGAAGTGTTGGATGGCATGGAGCAGCTGGCGCTGGTTTGCATTGATAATATCGAGTGCATCGCCGGAGATGACGAGTGGGAGATGGCGATCTTCGATCTCTATAACCGAATCCTTGAAACCGGTAAGACGCGCCTGTTGATTACTGGCGATCGTCCGCCGCGTCAGCTGAACCTGAAACTGCCCGATCTCGCTTCACGCCTCGACTGGGGACAAATCTATAAGCTTCAGCCGCTATCCGATGAGGATAAGTTGCAGGCATTACAGCTGCGCGCCAGCCTGCGCGGTTTCGAACTGCCGGAAGACGTGGGGCGCTTTTTGCTGAAACGCCTCGATCGTGAAATGCGTACCTTATTTACCACGCTGGATCGGCTCGATCGGGCCTCGATTACCGCCCAGCGTAAGCTAACCATTCCTTTCGTTAAAGAGATTCTGGCGCTGTAA
- the uraA gene encoding uracil permease produces MTRRAIGVNERPPLLQTIPLSLQHLFAMFGSTVLVPILFHINPATVLLFNGFGTLLYLFICKGKIPAYLGSSFAFISPVLLLLPLGYELALGGFILCGVLFCLVALIVKKAGTGWLDVMFPPAAMGAIVAVIGLELAGVAANMAGLLPADGAAVDSTTITISLVTLGVTVFSSVLFRGFLAIIPILIGVVAGYLLSWAMGIVDWSGVETAHWFALPTFYTPRFEWYAMLTVLPAALVVIAEHVGHLVVTANIVKKDLIRDPGLHRSMFANGFSTIISGFFGSTPNTTYGENIGVMAITRVYSTWVIGGAAILAILLSCVGKLAAAIQAIPVPVMGGVSLLLYGVIGASGIRVLIESKVDYSKAQNLILTSVILIIGVSGAKVHIGAAELKGMALATIVGVALSLIFKLINVLRPEETVLEPDEETTE; encoded by the coding sequence ATGACTCGTCGCGCGATTGGCGTTAACGAACGCCCACCGCTCCTGCAAACGATTCCGCTCAGCTTACAGCACCTGTTTGCCATGTTTGGCTCAACCGTGCTGGTGCCGATCCTGTTTCACATCAATCCGGCAACGGTATTGCTGTTTAACGGTTTTGGTACGCTGCTCTATCTGTTTATCTGTAAGGGTAAAATCCCCGCTTACCTCGGTTCCAGTTTTGCCTTTATTTCACCGGTTCTGCTGCTCCTGCCGCTGGGTTATGAGCTGGCGCTGGGCGGCTTTATTCTCTGCGGCGTACTGTTTTGCCTGGTTGCGCTGATTGTAAAAAAAGCGGGTACCGGCTGGCTGGATGTGATGTTCCCTCCGGCAGCCATGGGGGCGATTGTAGCGGTTATCGGCCTGGAGCTGGCGGGTGTGGCGGCCAATATGGCGGGCCTGCTGCCTGCCGATGGCGCTGCGGTTGACAGCACCACTATCACTATTTCATTGGTGACGCTGGGCGTAACGGTTTTCAGCTCTGTGCTGTTCCGCGGTTTTCTGGCCATTATCCCGATTCTGATCGGCGTGGTTGCAGGCTACCTGCTTTCCTGGGCGATGGGTATCGTTGACTGGAGCGGAGTAGAAACGGCGCATTGGTTCGCATTGCCAACCTTTTATACGCCGCGTTTTGAATGGTATGCGATGCTGACCGTTCTGCCTGCCGCGCTGGTGGTGATTGCCGAGCACGTAGGTCATCTGGTTGTGACCGCGAATATCGTGAAAAAAGATCTTATTCGCGATCCGGGCCTGCATCGTTCCATGTTTGCCAACGGCTTCTCTACTATTATTTCCGGCTTCTTCGGCTCGACGCCCAATACTACCTATGGTGAAAACATCGGGGTGATGGCGATTACCCGTGTCTACAGTACCTGGGTTATCGGCGGCGCGGCGATTCTGGCCATCCTGCTCTCCTGCGTTGGCAAACTGGCGGCAGCGATTCAGGCGATTCCGGTACCGGTGATGGGCGGCGTTTCGCTGCTGCTGTACGGGGTGATTGGCGCTTCCGGTATCCGCGTGCTGATTGAATCGAAAGTGGATTACAGCAAGGCGCAGAACCTGATCCTGACCTCGGTGATTCTGATTATCGGTGTTAGCGGGGCGAAAGTGCATATTGGCGCCGCCGAGCTGAAAGGGATGGCGCTGGCAACCATCGTCGGCGTGGCGCTAAGCCTGATCTTTAAATTGATCAATGTGCTGCGTCCGGAAGAGACGGTGCTGGAACCTGACGAAGAAACCACCGAATAG
- the upp gene encoding uracil phosphoribosyltransferase yields the protein MKIVEVKHPLVKHKLGLMREQDISTKRFRELASEVGSLLTYEATADLETEKVTIEGWNGPVEVDQIKGKKITVVPILRAGLGMMEGVLENVPSARISVVGVYRNEETLEPVPYFQKLVSNIEERMALVVDPMLATGGSMIATIDLLKKAGCSTIKVLVLVAAPEGIAALEKAHPDVELYTASIDQGLNSKGYIIPGLGDAGDKIFGTK from the coding sequence ATGAAGATCGTGGAAGTCAAACACCCGCTCGTCAAACACAAACTGGGCCTGATGCGTGAGCAAGATATAAGCACCAAGCGTTTTCGCGAGCTGGCGTCGGAAGTGGGAAGTTTGCTGACCTACGAAGCTACCGCCGATCTGGAAACAGAAAAAGTAACCATCGAAGGCTGGAACGGCCCGGTGGAAGTAGATCAGATCAAAGGCAAGAAGATTACCGTTGTTCCTATCTTGCGTGCCGGTCTCGGCATGATGGAAGGGGTGTTGGAGAACGTACCGAGCGCGCGTATCAGTGTGGTTGGCGTCTACCGTAATGAAGAGACGCTGGAGCCGGTGCCCTATTTCCAGAAGCTGGTTTCCAATATCGAAGAACGTATGGCGCTGGTGGTTGACCCGATGCTGGCAACCGGTGGTTCTATGATTGCCACTATCGATCTGCTGAAAAAGGCGGGATGCAGCACGATCAAGGTGCTGGTGCTGGTAGCGGCCCCGGAAGGTATCGCGGCACTGGAGAAAGCGCACCCGGACGTGGAGCTTTACACCGCCTCTATCGATCAGGGCCTGAACAGCAAGGGCTACATCATCCCCGGTCTCGGTGACGCGGGCGACAAGATTTTCGGAACAAAATAA
- the purM gene encoding phosphoribosylformylglycinamidine cyclo-ligase: MTDKTSLSYKDAGVDIDAGNALVDRIKGVVKQTRRPEVMGGLGGFGALCALPQKYREPVLVSGTDGVGTKLRLAMDLKRHDTIGIDLVAMCVNDLVVQGAEPLFFLDYYATGKLDVDTASAVIAGIAEGCLQSGCALVGGETAEMPGMYHGEDYDVAGFCVGVVEKAEIIDGSKVKDGDVLIALASSGPHSNGYSLVRKILQVSQTDALSKQLDGKPLADHLLAPTRIYVKNILSLIEQIDVHAIAHLTGGGFWENIPRVLPENTQAVIDEASWQWPAVFSWLQQAGNVSRHEMYRTFNCGVGMVIAVSASEADKAIALMNAAGEQAWKIGAIHASDSEERVVIK; encoded by the coding sequence GTGACCGACAAGACCTCTCTCAGCTATAAAGACGCCGGCGTTGACATCGATGCAGGCAACGCGTTAGTCGATCGTATTAAAGGTGTGGTGAAACAGACTCGTCGTCCTGAAGTTATGGGCGGGCTGGGCGGTTTTGGCGCATTGTGCGCGCTGCCGCAAAAGTACCGCGAGCCGGTGCTGGTGTCCGGCACCGACGGCGTAGGTACTAAGCTGCGTCTGGCGATGGATCTTAAACGTCACGACACCATTGGTATCGATCTGGTGGCAATGTGCGTGAACGATCTGGTGGTTCAGGGCGCAGAGCCGCTCTTCTTCCTCGACTATTACGCCACCGGCAAGCTGGATGTGGATACCGCCTCCGCCGTTATCGCCGGGATTGCTGAAGGTTGTCTGCAGTCAGGTTGCGCGCTGGTTGGCGGCGAAACCGCAGAAATGCCGGGAATGTACCACGGCGAAGATTACGACGTGGCGGGCTTTTGCGTTGGCGTAGTGGAAAAGGCAGAGATCATCGATGGCAGCAAGGTTAAGGATGGCGATGTACTGATTGCGCTCGCCTCCAGCGGCCCGCACTCCAACGGCTACTCGCTGGTACGTAAGATTTTACAGGTCAGCCAGACCGACGCGCTCAGCAAACAGCTGGACGGTAAGCCACTGGCCGATCACCTACTGGCACCAACGCGTATCTATGTAAAAAATATTCTCAGCCTGATTGAGCAGATTGACGTTCACGCCATCGCCCATCTTACCGGCGGCGGCTTCTGGGAAAATATTCCACGCGTACTGCCGGAAAATACCCAGGCGGTGATTGATGAAGCAAGCTGGCAGTGGCCTGCTGTCTTCAGCTGGCTACAGCAGGCGGGTAACGTCAGCCGCCACGAGATGTATCGCACGTTCAACTGCGGCGTCGGCATGGTCATCGCCGTCAGCGCCAGCGAAGCAGATAAAGCGATAGCGCTGATGAACGCTGCGGGCGAACAGGCGTGGAAAATCGGTGCGATTCACGCCTCCGACAGCGAAGAGCGCGTGGTTATCAAATGA
- the purN gene encoding phosphoribosylglycinamide formyltransferase, which translates to MKRLVVLISGNGSNLQAILDACQQGRIKANVVAVFSNRADAFGLERARAGGIAAHALSATHYASREAFDHQLMAEIDEYKPDLVVLAGYMRILSPAFVAHYHDRLLNIHPSLLPKYPGLHTHRQAIENGDSEHGTSVHFVTDELDGGPVILQAKVPVFADDSEEDVTARVQHQEHAIYPLVISWFVDERLIMRDNAAWLDGQRLPAQGYAGD; encoded by the coding sequence ATGAAGCGGCTGGTAGTGCTGATTTCCGGCAACGGCAGCAACCTACAGGCGATTCTGGATGCCTGCCAGCAGGGGCGCATAAAAGCGAATGTGGTCGCGGTGTTCAGCAACCGCGCCGATGCGTTTGGCCTGGAGCGTGCGCGCGCAGGCGGTATTGCGGCGCACGCGCTGTCGGCAACGCACTACGCCAGCCGTGAGGCATTCGATCATCAGCTAATGGCTGAAATCGATGAATATAAGCCCGATCTGGTGGTGCTGGCGGGCTATATGCGCATCCTCAGCCCGGCTTTTGTCGCGCACTATCATGACAGGTTGCTCAATATCCATCCTTCTCTGCTGCCGAAATATCCCGGCCTGCATACCCACCGTCAGGCCATTGAAAACGGTGACAGCGAGCACGGCACATCAGTGCATTTCGTTACCGATGAGCTGGACGGCGGGCCAGTGATTTTACAGGCTAAGGTGCCGGTTTTCGCTGACGACAGCGAAGAGGACGTTACCGCACGCGTGCAGCATCAGGAACATGCTATCTACCCGCTGGTCATTAGCTGGTTTGTCGACGAGCGGTTAATCATGCGCGATAACGCCGCCTGGCTGGACGGCCAGCGGCTGCCTGCCCAGGGTTACGCAGGCGACTAG
- the pstB gene encoding phosphate ABC transporter ATP-binding protein PstB, whose amino-acid sequence MTADIETALIINHLSLWYGDKQALDDISLSIPKNRITALIGPSGCGKSTLLRCFNRMNDVIDGCRTEGGIWLDRRNILQDESDLSALRRRVGMVFQRPNPFPKSIYENVVYGLRLQGVRDRRILNEAVERALRAAALWPEVKDSLRQNALTLSSGQQQRLVIARAIAIEPEVLLLDEPTSALDPISTLVIEELMTTLKQHFTLILVTHNMQQAARVSDYTAFMHQGRLVEFADTDTLFTTPKQRRTEDYITGRFG is encoded by the coding sequence ATGACGGCTGATATCGAAACCGCGCTGATAATTAATCATCTTTCCCTCTGGTATGGCGATAAGCAGGCGCTGGATGACATCAGCCTGTCGATTCCGAAAAATCGTATCACCGCGCTGATTGGTCCTTCCGGCTGCGGTAAATCGACCCTACTGCGCTGCTTTAATCGTATGAATGATGTGATTGACGGCTGTCGTACAGAAGGGGGGATCTGGCTGGATCGACGCAATATCTTACAGGATGAAAGCGATCTTTCTGCGTTGCGCCGTCGCGTTGGGATGGTGTTCCAGCGTCCTAATCCCTTTCCCAAATCGATCTATGAAAATGTGGTTTATGGTCTGCGCCTGCAGGGAGTGCGCGATCGACGCATTTTGAACGAGGCGGTAGAACGGGCGTTACGGGCGGCGGCGCTGTGGCCGGAAGTCAAAGATAGCCTGCGGCAAAACGCCCTGACGCTCTCCAGCGGCCAGCAGCAGCGGCTGGTGATCGCCAGAGCAATTGCGATTGAGCCGGAGGTACTGCTGCTCGATGAGCCAACCTCGGCGCTCGATCCCATCTCTACGCTGGTGATCGAAGAGCTGATGACTACGCTGAAGCAGCACTTTACGCTGATTCTGGTGACGCACAATATGCAGCAGGCGGCGCGCGTCTCCGACTATACCGCCTTTATGCATCAGGGCAGATTAGTAGAGTTCGCCGATACCGATACGCTGTTCACCACGCCAAAGCAGCGGCGTACCGAAGATTATATTACCGGGCGTTTTGGTTAA
- the pstA gene encoding phosphate ABC transporter permease PstA: MSAIRQNDRWRWLTAGAVAFSLLAFLLLLGLLAWQGLRHFWPQPITLFTLSQPAAGEVRVLGEVIDQQSLSRQQLIDAGLPQAQRLPKQTTRYLVKTGNRDFAAPDFRTLLESDIRQREQPRDVLVLQRRVGGVALGWFAGLFENQQPLIAQDMRLALQQRLQQTQQQLALAEQLRRNEMARITAQLDALEVEELKRKAAGQENEQSRSLLSANRAELQRQFAIQAERRASLLQESARSALMLRDASGQLHRIPLAQIVDAWYPNAMSFTQKLHHFLQQLWRFVADSPGGASQGEQSAFPAIFGTVLMVLLMSVVVMPLGVIAAVWLHEYAGQNTLTRLVRIAVVNLAGVPSIVYGVFGLGFFVWLIGGTLDQLFYATTLPNPTFGTPGLLWAALTLALLTLPVVIVATEEGLSRIPAALRHGSLALGATRAETLWHVTLPLAIPAMLTGLILAVARAAGETAPLMLVGVVKMAPELPVDNVFPWLHLDRKFMHLGFQIYDLAFQSPNAEADRPVVYATALLLVIIILGLNLTAMGLRHRLRERYRSLVQ; encoded by the coding sequence ATGAGCGCAATACGTCAAAACGATCGCTGGCGCTGGCTGACAGCGGGTGCGGTGGCTTTCAGCCTGCTGGCTTTTTTGCTGCTGTTGGGGTTACTGGCCTGGCAGGGGCTGCGTCATTTCTGGCCGCAGCCGATCACGCTGTTTACGCTGTCGCAGCCCGCTGCCGGTGAGGTGCGCGTGCTGGGCGAAGTGATTGACCAGCAGTCGCTGTCGCGCCAGCAGCTGATTGATGCCGGTCTGCCGCAGGCACAGCGGCTGCCGAAACAGACTACCCGCTACCTGGTTAAAACCGGCAACCGCGACTTCGCCGCACCCGATTTTCGTACCCTGCTGGAGAGCGATATCCGGCAGCGCGAGCAGCCGCGTGATGTGCTGGTGTTACAGCGCCGCGTTGGTGGCGTGGCGCTGGGCTGGTTTGCCGGACTGTTTGAAAATCAGCAGCCGCTCATCGCTCAGGATATGCGTCTCGCGCTTCAACAGCGTTTGCAGCAGACGCAGCAGCAGCTGGCGCTGGCCGAGCAGCTACGGCGCAATGAGATGGCGCGCATCACGGCGCAGCTTGACGCGCTGGAAGTCGAAGAGCTGAAGCGCAAGGCTGCGGGCCAGGAAAATGAGCAGAGTCGCTCGTTGCTGTCAGCCAATCGCGCCGAGCTACAGCGGCAGTTCGCTATCCAGGCGGAGCGCCGTGCTTCGTTGTTACAGGAGAGTGCGCGTAGCGCGCTGATGCTGCGTGATGCCAGCGGGCAGCTGCACCGCATTCCGCTGGCACAGATTGTGGATGCCTGGTATCCCAACGCCATGAGCTTTACACAAAAACTGCACCATTTCCTGCAACAGCTGTGGCGCTTCGTCGCGGATTCACCCGGCGGGGCTTCGCAGGGCGAGCAGAGCGCGTTCCCGGCTATTTTCGGTACGGTGCTGATGGTGCTGCTGATGTCGGTAGTCGTGATGCCGTTGGGCGTTATCGCCGCCGTCTGGCTGCATGAATATGCCGGGCAGAATACGCTCACCCGGCTGGTGCGCATCGCAGTGGTCAATCTGGCGGGCGTGCCCTCAATCGTGTACGGCGTATTTGGGCTGGGCTTTTTTGTCTGGCTGATCGGCGGCACGCTCGATCAGCTGTTTTATGCCACCACGCTGCCGAATCCCACTTTTGGCACGCCCGGCCTGCTGTGGGCCGCACTGACGCTGGCGCTGTTGACGTTACCGGTGGTGATCGTCGCCACGGAAGAGGGGCTATCGCGTATTCCCGCCGCGCTGCGTCACGGCTCGCTGGCGCTGGGTGCTACCCGTGCGGAAACGCTGTGGCATGTCACGTTACCGCTGGCGATACCGGCAATGCTGACCGGGTTAATCCTTGCGGTGGCCCGCGCCGCGGGTGAGACGGCACCGTTAATGCTGGTTGGCGTGGTAAAAATGGCGCCGGAGCTGCCGGTAGACAACGTCTTTCCCTGGCTGCATCTTGACCGTAAATTTATGCATCTTGGCTTTCAGATTTACGATCTGGCATTTCAAAGCCCCAATGCCGAAGCTGACCGTCCGGTGGTTTACGCCACGGCGCTGCTGTTGGTGATAATTATTCTTGGGCTGAACTTAACGGCGATGGGGTTACGCCATCGTCTGCGCGAGCGCTATCGCTCGCTGGTGCAATAA